The genome window TCTCCGGTGTGTCCAGCGTGAGCAGCTTGCCGTGGTCGACGATGCCGACGCGGTCGGAGAGCTTCTCCGCCTCGTCCATGTCGTGCGTGGTCAGCACCACGGTCACGCCGCCGGCGCGCAGCTCGGTGACGCGGTCGTGGACGAACAGGCGGGCCTGCGGGTCCAGCCCGGTCGACGGTTCGTCCAGGAACAGCACCTCGGGGCGGTGGATCAGCGCGCGGGCGATCATCAGCCGCTGGGCCTGACCGCCGGAGAGGTCGTCGACCCTGGCCTTCGCCTTGCCCGCCAGGCCCATCCGCTCCAGCAGCTCGTCGGCGAGCCGGTGCCGCTCGGCCCGGCCGACGCCGTGGTAGTTGGCGTGCCAGACCAGGTTCTGCCGGGCGTTGAGCGAGCGGTCCAGGTTGACCCGCTGCGGGACGACGGCGACCTTGCTGCGGGCGGCGACCGGATCGGTGGCGACGTCGATCCCGGCGACCCGCGCGGTACCGCTGGTCAGCAGGACCCGGGTGGTGAGGATCCCCACGGTGGTGGTCTTGCCCGCGCCGTTCGGCCCGAGCAGTCCGAAGACCTCGCCGGGGGTGACCTCGAAGCTCAGCCCGTCGACGGCGTTGGACGCGCTCTTCGGGTACTTCTTGACCAGGTCGACCACTTCAACCGCAGAAGTCACTGCTGCCCTCTCTCGCTTCGGACGCTTCCACCGCGTCGAGCCCCTCCAGGATCGTGAGCAGGTAGGTGCGGATCACGGCCTCCTCCTCCGGCGTCGTCGGCGGGGTGATCGCGCGGAACCGCGCGCTGACCCCCTCCAACGCCTCGCGCAGCGCCTGCCTTCCCGCGGCGGTGATGCACAGCCGGACGGCCCGCCGGTCGCTGGTGTCGCGCTCCCTGCTCAACAGGCCGTCGGCCTCGAGCGCGTCCACGACCGGTGTGAGCGTCGCCGGGCGGACCCAGCAGTGCCGCGCGACGTCGCGGTGGGTGAGGCCGTCGTGCTCGGCGAGCGCGGTCAGCGCGGTCAGCGCCGTCCCGCTCAGCGGGGTGTGCGCGGTGACGGCCTGGTGCCAGTGCCTGCCGATCCGCTGGCCGGTGAGCGCGACCAGCCGCCCCAGCGGCATCCGCTCGGGATCCGGTTCCAGCAGGCCGGTCACCCCACGATCGTAGTCAGCAGGAACAGTTAGTCGGCAAATCATTTTCGCGTGGACGGAATCATCCGTTCTGATGTAGCCGCCTTGTAGCCTGAACGAGTGAAGAACGTGACCGACGCTGAAGTCAGTTGGCTGGACGGCTGCGAGATGGCCGCGTGGCGCTCCTACATCGTCGGCAGCGCCCTGCTCGAGCATCGGCTCAACCGCGAGCTCCAGGCGGCCCATGGACTCTCGATCGCCGACTACGAGATCCTCGTCAGGCTGTCCGAGCGGCCGGGCATGCGGATGCGGATGAGCGAGCTCGCCACCGAGGTGGCGCACTCCAAGAGCCGCATCTCACACCAGATCCGGCGCCTTGAAGCGGAGGAGCTGGTGCGCCGCGAGGACTGCCCGAGCGACGGCAGGGGTGTCTTCGCGATGCTCACCGAAGCGGGCGAGCGCAGGCTGCGCGAGGCCGCTCCGACCCACGTCGCGGGCGTGCGCGAGCACATGATCGACCATATCGACCCGGAGGACCAGGAGGTCCTCGCCAAGGTCTTCGGGAAGCTCACCGCGCGCCTGCGCAGCACTGACACCTGACACATCCCGGCTGTTTCCGGACACGCCCGATTGGCTACGCTGCGGCGTTGGAAGCGTGGCAGAGCGGCCGAATGCACTCGCCTTGAAAGCGAGCGTGCCGAAAGGCACCGGGGGTTCGAATCCCCCCGCTTCCGCAGCCGTGAACAGCAGGAACGGAGCCCGGCGAGGATCGTCCTCGCCGGGCTCCGCTGCCTCTGGGCTCAGTTCTCGTCTCAGTCGAGGGTCGGACGTGCGAGCCGGCTGGAAACGTCGTCCTCGACGTTGACATGGTGATCGTGGCGTTCTAACGTCGTCAACGTCCAGGACAACGTTGGAGAGATGGGTGCTGTCATGAGCGTTCCAGTGCGGTACCTCGGAGCGTCCGGCCTCGCCGGGCGTCTCGGCGTGTCCCGATCAGCGGTGGCCAAGTGGCGCGAACGCCACGGACCGGACTCCCCGCACCCGTTCCCCGTGCCGGACGTCGAGATCGACGGGGTGCCGGGTTGGCGGCCGGCACGTGTGTCCGAAGTGGAGCACTGGCGTGCGGATCTGCCGGGCCGCGGAGCCGGCGG of Saccharopolyspora erythraea contains these proteins:
- a CDS encoding ABC transporter ATP-binding protein; its protein translation is MTSAVEVVDLVKKYPKSASNAVDGLSFEVTPGEVFGLLGPNGAGKTTTVGILTTRVLLTSGTARVAGIDVATDPVAARSKVAVVPQRVNLDRSLNARQNLVWHANYHGVGRAERHRLADELLERMGLAGKAKARVDDLSGGQAQRLMIARALIHRPEVLFLDEPSTGLDPQARLFVHDRVTELRAGGVTVVLTTHDMDEAEKLSDRVGIVDHGKLLTLDTPEKLIKSLPGSGTLAVTVLSAGVDEHELSELLCAVRGVERVESVSAGQTAEAEPELRMRLYVEGEPSALLGPVAQALHQRQVPIIDLSPGSATLEDVFIELTGRELR
- a CDS encoding MarR family winged helix-turn-helix transcriptional regulator, whose amino-acid sequence is MTGLLEPDPERMPLGRLVALTGQRIGRHWHQAVTAHTPLSGTALTALTALAEHDGLTHRDVARHCWVRPATLTPVVDALEADGLLSRERDTSDRRAVRLCITAAGRQALREALEGVSARFRAITPPTTPEEEAVIRTYLLTILEGLDAVEASEAREGSSDFCG
- a CDS encoding MarR family winged helix-turn-helix transcriptional regulator, with amino-acid sequence MKNVTDAEVSWLDGCEMAAWRSYIVGSALLEHRLNRELQAAHGLSIADYEILVRLSERPGMRMRMSELATEVAHSKSRISHQIRRLEAEELVRREDCPSDGRGVFAMLTEAGERRLREAAPTHVAGVREHMIDHIDPEDQEVLAKVFGKLTARLRSTDT